The genomic window GGTCACACGCAGAGCATTTTGCTCCATCACCTTTGCCAAAGCAGCCACAGGCAGGGAGGAACGTTTCTCCAAATGGAATACATCCAGATCCCAAGCATCCCAGAAGAGGGGTTTATCCTCATAAAGAGCTAATTGTCCTGCTGTGGAGGATGCGATTGTATCGCGGCTCGTGGCTTTATGGATCAGGCTCGCTACTTTGCCACAACGCCCGATTTTAGCGCGGATGAATTCATTCTCGATAATAAAGCGACCGTTTTCCTCGGTCAAACTGACCGGATGCTCCACCTCTGTGACGGGTTCCTGCACGGCTACCCCGCATGAGGGGGCGGTGACAATACCCGGTTTCCCGGTTTCAAATTCCACCACCTCCCGGCGCAAGTGCCCGAGAATATTGGTCACACGGTATCTTTCCCCAGAAGCATTTGCTCCCTCATATTTTTGTATCTCTTTCTGCGCAAGTTGCGCCACCAGCGCGTAGTCCCGGTCACTGTCACGGTAAAC from Verrucomicrobiota bacterium includes these protein-coding regions:
- a CDS encoding glycoside hydrolase family 38 C-terminal domain-containing protein, which translates into the protein MCHPHSITDVYRDSDRDYALVAQLAQKEIQKYEGANASGERYRVTNILGHLRREVVEFETGKPGIVTAPSCGVAVQEPVTEVEHPVSLTEENGRFIIENEFIRAKIGRCGKVASLIHKATSRDTIASSTAGQLALYEDKPLFWDAWDLDVFHLEKRSSLPVAALAKVMEQNALRVTVRFASIAGLTLVNTVLVAPCSMTASTGRMYTGTAWPCRCCAHPMTLIRSRTGASMSSVMRWCSKWRLILIAR